A window of Luoshenia tenuis contains these coding sequences:
- a CDS encoding DUF2971 domain-containing protein, with protein MDARQEHYRRLLLFEQLFEGKNKFKGPLFHYTRRQGLTGILRSDSLIFWFSAANKLNDMEEGEEIYSIVYAVGNKLLNEHNISEDFFNCLLNCWILSKVVAPFSYYTDDGDKREILDEYDVYILSLSRSKDLASMWRSYTNLPEHDGFVIGLDQNVKDYFLSRTKDLYYQAVHMQFREIIYEDSIKHKILYNDLLLLYKYFCEAKERAQNFVMVYLSSLRFSFKNQGFCDEHEVRFIVKLPSNVPLPGCSKKPYKIEIREGDGYSIPYIEFPLPKKYLSSITIAPTMAVDETNLYLRSLLQSRMYDDNQIQLDASKIKLRF; from the coding sequence ATGGATGCTAGACAGGAACACTACAGAAGACTGTTACTTTTTGAACAGTTGTTTGAGGGCAAGAATAAGTTTAAAGGTCCATTATTTCACTATACAAGGAGGCAGGGACTTACTGGAATCCTTCGAAGTGATAGTTTAATATTTTGGTTTTCGGCGGCTAATAAGTTAAATGATATGGAAGAAGGAGAAGAAATATATTCCATTGTTTATGCTGTAGGCAACAAGTTATTAAATGAACACAACATTTCAGAAGATTTTTTTAACTGTTTATTGAATTGTTGGATTTTATCTAAAGTAGTCGCACCCTTTAGCTATTATACTGATGATGGTGACAAAAGAGAGATACTAGATGAATATGATGTTTATATTTTATCTTTATCAAGATCTAAAGACTTGGCTTCAATGTGGAGAAGTTATACTAATCTTCCAGAACATGATGGTTTTGTAATTGGACTTGATCAAAATGTAAAGGATTATTTTCTATCTAGAACTAAGGACTTATACTATCAAGCTGTGCATATGCAGTTTAGAGAAATCATTTATGAAGATAGTATAAAACATAAAATACTTTACAATGATTTGCTTTTGCTTTATAAATATTTTTGTGAAGCTAAGGAGCGAGCTCAAAATTTTGTTATGGTATATTTATCCTCGCTGAGGTTTTCATTTAAAAATCAAGGATTTTGTGATGAACATGAAGTGCGCTTTATTGTTAAGTTGCCAAGCAATGTGCCTTTGCCAGGATGTAGCAAAAAACCTTACAAGATAGAAATAAGAGAAGGAGATGGGTATAGTATACCTTATATAGAATTCCCTTTACCCAAAAAATATTTAAGCAGTATTACCATTGCACCTACGATGGCGGTAGACGAAACAAATCTATACTTACGATCTTTATTGCAAAGCAGGATGTATGACGACAATCAAATACAGTTGGATGCTTCTAAAATAAAACTCCGTTTTTAA
- a CDS encoding LysR family transcriptional regulator, with protein MKTEFIEEFVVLADTGNFLEAAERLYIAQSSLSRHIRAMEQELGEPLFERTTRHVALSEFGRIFLPYAREIAALQAGYRQALGRYRSALGGTLAVGLVPAVARYPVTDMLMAFGRENPGVKLNLVEEDSNILSQRLLSGQLDLAFLREGEAKAAGLKRIPLYRDSLCALLPPGHPLAGEKALRLEQLRDEAFLLLPQGTLVHALSLEACRRAGFAPRIAYTGHRGENMARMVQGGMGVALLMRTPSMEMAGEGVAVLPIVPEVATTISLVYPGERTLSRAGKRLLDYVRGPGRAALKEALPLQEPG; from the coding sequence ATGAAGACCGAGTTCATCGAGGAATTTGTAGTGCTGGCGGATACCGGCAACTTTTTGGAGGCGGCCGAGCGGCTGTATATCGCCCAATCCTCCCTCTCGCGGCATATCCGCGCCATGGAGCAGGAGCTAGGGGAGCCGCTGTTTGAGCGCACCACCCGCCACGTGGCCCTGAGCGAGTTCGGCCGCATCTTTTTGCCCTATGCCCGGGAGATCGCCGCGCTGCAGGCCGGCTACCGCCAGGCCCTGGGGCGCTACCGCAGCGCGCTGGGCGGCACGCTGGCAGTGGGGCTGGTGCCCGCCGTGGCCCGCTACCCCGTTACCGATATGCTGATGGCCTTTGGCCGGGAAAACCCCGGGGTCAAGCTCAACCTGGTGGAGGAGGATTCCAATATCCTAAGCCAACGCCTGCTCTCCGGCCAGCTGGACCTGGCCTTTTTGCGGGAGGGGGAGGCCAAGGCCGCCGGGCTTAAACGCATCCCACTTTACCGGGACAGCCTGTGCGCGCTGCTGCCCCCGGGGCATCCGCTGGCCGGGGAAAAGGCCCTGCGGCTAGAGCAGCTGCGCGACGAGGCGTTTTTGCTGCTGCCCCAGGGCACGCTGGTGCACGCGCTCAGCCTTGAGGCCTGCCGCCGGGCGGGCTTTGCGCCCCGCATCGCCTACACCGGGCACCGGGGGGAGAACATGGCCCGCATGGTGCAGGGGGGCATGGGGGTGGCGCTTTTGATGCGCACGCCCTCCATGGAAATGGCGGGGGAAGGGGTGGCGGTGCTGCCCATCGTTCCGGAGGTGGCCACCACCATCAGCCTGGTCTACCCCGGGGAGCGGACCCTCTCCCGGGCGGGAAAAAGGCTGCTGGACTATGTGCGCGGGCCGGGCCGCGCGGCCTTGAAGGAGGCCTTGCCGCTGCAGGAGCCGGGCTGA
- a CDS encoding MFS transporter: protein MEKARPKLFTPSFILVTPLSCITTICLQMTVSAMPLFVVALGVEQSLAGSATTACTLAALLARPFATALVDRIGGKKTAFAGIALYVGVFAAYFLCDNLPLMLALRILQGAGLGLITTALGTVATAMVPPENLTRGMSYFSLGNAVALSAGPALGLVLAQAGFQYLFWVGAAASLLCLGLLLLVHYDHAPQPKGPKGGFWQKAVRSGAILPSGILVIFILCQTALSTYLAFFAASLGVGGASAFFTVNVFGLVLSKFALGRLCDRFGDIPVAVGSGILLVTAYALIALTPALGEPGIWSAGLLYGFGYSGLYTLLNVSAVRHAGPDTRGAANSLFFGAKDVGSGVGAMAWGLFLGLGYAGLYWVATGLAAATVAWYVWYLKKERTRAGLPAPAQPAAETAGP, encoded by the coding sequence TTGGAAAAAGCCCGCCCCAAACTCTTTACCCCCTCGTTTATCCTGGTGACGCCGCTCAGCTGTATAACCACCATCTGTTTGCAGATGACGGTATCGGCCATGCCGCTGTTCGTGGTGGCCCTGGGGGTGGAGCAATCCCTGGCGGGCAGCGCCACCACGGCCTGTACGCTGGCCGCGCTGCTGGCCCGGCCCTTTGCCACGGCGCTGGTGGACCGCATTGGCGGCAAAAAGACAGCCTTTGCCGGCATCGCCCTGTATGTGGGGGTATTCGCCGCCTATTTCCTTTGCGATAACCTGCCCCTGATGCTGGCCTTGCGGATACTGCAGGGGGCGGGGCTGGGGCTGATCACCACCGCCCTTGGCACGGTGGCCACGGCCATGGTGCCGCCGGAGAACCTCACCCGGGGGATGAGCTACTTCTCCCTGGGCAACGCGGTGGCGCTCTCGGCCGGGCCGGCGCTGGGGCTTGTTCTGGCGCAGGCGGGCTTCCAGTACCTGTTTTGGGTGGGGGCCGCCGCCTCCCTGCTCTGCCTGGGGCTTTTGCTGCTGGTCCACTACGACCACGCGCCCCAGCCCAAAGGGCCAAAGGGCGGGTTTTGGCAAAAGGCAGTGCGCAGCGGGGCTATTTTGCCCTCCGGCATTTTGGTGATCTTTATCCTGTGCCAGACGGCGCTTTCCACCTACCTGGCCTTTTTCGCGGCCAGCCTGGGGGTGGGCGGGGCCAGCGCCTTTTTCACGGTGAACGTGTTTGGGCTGGTGCTCTCCAAGTTCGCCCTGGGCCGCCTGTGCGACCGGTTTGGGGACATCCCCGTGGCGGTGGGCAGCGGCATCCTGCTGGTGACTGCCTACGCGCTGATCGCCCTGACCCCTGCCCTGGGCGAGCCGGGCATCTGGAGCGCCGGGCTGCTGTATGGGTTTGGCTACAGCGGGCTTTATACGCTGCTCAACGTATCGGCCGTGCGCCACGCCGGGCCGGATACCCGGGGCGCGGCCAACTCCCTGTTCTTCGGCGCCAAGGACGTGGGCTCCGGCGTGGGGGCCATGGCCTGGGGGCTGTTTCTGGGGCTGGGCTACGCGGGGCTGTACTGGGTGGCCACGGGGCTGGCCGCCGCCACGGTGGCCTGGTACGTGTGGTACCTGAAAAAGGAGCGGACGCGGGCAGGCCTCCCCGCCCCTGCGCAGCCCGCCGCGGAAACGGCGGGGCCGTAA
- a CDS encoding L-fucose/L-arabinose isomerase family protein gives MYKEVITLGVMPTKRPTFSLETATKEKDALMPIFRAQMPEFVKLVDCDDILAENNGMGAFPEDIDKVVAKFKANNVDALFFPFCDFGCEEVVVGVAKQFKLPVLVWGSRDKVSTWEHREKETQCGLFAATKVLRNYGVTFSYIFNCEKDSPVFVEGFEKFIRVASVLKSLRNLTVAEIGDRPPQFFSVIHNQLNLIRDFGITVKPIAIALVKERTEQILAEKGKALTDYYAEYTARIDCSRTEDEVVWKLLAFEMAVEQLMDEHGARCAALDCPGLRNVLGLKSICAMQGELTDHGYPTSCETDVWGAIGQLMCTAATLGQEAEFLADWTYRHPDNDNAELIWHGGPFAYSLATKERKPRLIDGVSAWEMKQGDMTLMRMDEIDGEYFMFCGEGKTTTGPETTGTYVWLEVDNWKRWEEKLMFGPYIHHVAGVYGKYLPIFREVARYLGVNFDTVDDKGPYSL, from the coding sequence ATGTACAAAGAAGTCATCACCCTGGGCGTGATGCCCACGAAGCGGCCCACCTTCTCGCTGGAGACCGCCACCAAGGAAAAAGACGCGCTGATGCCCATCTTCCGCGCGCAGATGCCGGAATTCGTCAAGCTGGTGGATTGCGACGACATCCTGGCCGAGAACAACGGCATGGGCGCTTTCCCGGAGGATATCGACAAAGTCGTGGCCAAGTTCAAGGCCAATAACGTAGACGCGCTCTTCTTCCCCTTCTGCGACTTCGGCTGTGAAGAAGTGGTGGTGGGCGTGGCCAAGCAGTTCAAGCTGCCGGTGCTGGTCTGGGGCAGCCGGGATAAGGTCTCCACCTGGGAGCACCGGGAGAAAGAGACCCAGTGCGGCCTGTTTGCGGCCACCAAGGTGCTGCGCAACTATGGGGTGACCTTCAGCTACATCTTCAACTGCGAAAAGGACAGCCCGGTGTTCGTAGAGGGCTTTGAGAAGTTCATCCGCGTAGCCAGCGTCTTAAAGAGCCTGCGCAACCTCACCGTGGCCGAGATCGGCGACCGGCCGCCGCAGTTCTTCAGCGTGATCCACAACCAGCTCAACCTCATTCGGGACTTTGGCATCACCGTAAAGCCCATCGCCATCGCCCTGGTCAAAGAGCGTACCGAGCAGATCCTCGCCGAAAAAGGCAAGGCCCTGACCGATTACTATGCCGAGTACACCGCCCGTATCGATTGCTCCCGCACCGAGGATGAAGTGGTGTGGAAGCTGCTGGCCTTTGAGATGGCCGTCGAGCAGCTGATGGATGAGCACGGCGCCCGCTGCGCGGCGCTGGATTGCCCGGGCCTGCGCAACGTGCTGGGGCTCAAGTCCATCTGCGCCATGCAGGGCGAGTTGACCGACCACGGCTATCCCACCTCCTGTGAGACGGACGTGTGGGGCGCCATCGGCCAGCTGATGTGCACCGCCGCCACCCTGGGACAAGAGGCCGAGTTCCTGGCCGACTGGACCTACCGCCACCCGGATAACGACAATGCCGAGCTGATCTGGCACGGCGGCCCGTTCGCCTATTCGCTGGCCACCAAGGAGCGCAAGCCCCGCCTGATCGACGGCGTGTCCGCCTGGGAGATGAAGCAGGGGGATATGACCCTGATGCGCATGGACGAGATCGACGGCGAGTACTTCATGTTCTGCGGCGAGGGCAAGACCACCACCGGCCCGGAGACCACCGGCACCTATGTCTGGCTGGAAGTGGACAACTGGAAGCGCTGGGAAGAGAAGCTGATGTTCGGGCCCTACATCCACCACGTGGCGGGCGTGTACGGCAAGTACCTGCCCATCTTCCGCGAGGTGGCCCGTTACCTGGGCGTAAATTTTGATACCGTAGACGATAAGGGCCCCTATAGCCTATAA
- a CDS encoding SLOG family protein has product MDREKCCCFTGHRPEKLPWGSDEGSPAFRRAMAAVEAAIIARIEDGCTWFYTGMARGMDLWAAQIVLKYRDLGAGERLGVRLCAVLPCADQAARWSRTNRARHEQVLAQADRKVVLAPRYAPGCMQARNRYLVEHAGHIIALYDGRSPGGTRQTLELARRAGLAATVIDPAAPALYPSLLGGG; this is encoded by the coding sequence ATGGATAGGGAGAAGTGCTGCTGCTTTACCGGCCACCGGCCCGAGAAACTGCCCTGGGGGAGCGACGAGGGCAGCCCGGCCTTTCGCCGGGCCATGGCGGCGGTGGAGGCGGCCATCATCGCCCGGATCGAGGATGGCTGCACCTGGTTTTATACCGGCATGGCCCGGGGGATGGACCTTTGGGCGGCGCAGATCGTGCTCAAGTACCGGGATCTGGGCGCGGGCGAGCGGCTGGGGGTGCGGCTGTGCGCCGTGCTGCCCTGTGCGGATCAGGCGGCCCGCTGGAGCAGGACGAACCGGGCGCGGCACGAGCAGGTGCTGGCGCAGGCGGACAGAAAGGTGGTGCTGGCCCCCCGGTACGCGCCGGGCTGCATGCAGGCGCGCAACCGCTATCTGGTGGAGCATGCCGGGCACATCATCGCCCTGTACGATGGCCGTAGCCCCGGCGGCACCCGCCAGACGCTGGAGCTGGCCCGCCGGGCCGGGCTGGCCGCCACAGTGATCGACCCCGCCGCGCCGGCCCTCTACCCCTCGCTGCTGGGCGGGGGATGA
- a CDS encoding helix-turn-helix domain-containing protein, which translates to MGERLYRLREELGLSQRAFARKVGISQATVSAVELGKRELSTGQIKMVCGAFMVNEAWLLRGEGEMFQPAKDANEFLEALNQMDAGMRQLTLKIARLILQEQERREGK; encoded by the coding sequence GTGGGAGAGCGTTTATACAGGCTGCGCGAAGAACTTGGTTTGAGTCAGCGGGCGTTTGCTCGCAAAGTAGGCATATCTCAGGCCACGGTCAGCGCGGTGGAGCTGGGCAAGCGCGAGCTGTCCACCGGCCAGATCAAAATGGTGTGCGGCGCCTTCATGGTGAACGAGGCGTGGCTGCTGCGCGGCGAGGGCGAGATGTTCCAGCCCGCCAAAGACGCCAATGAATTTCTGGAGGCCCTTAACCAAATGGACGCGGGCATGCGCCAGCTTACCCTCAAAATCGCCCGGCTGATCCTGCAAGAGCAGGAAAGGCGGGAGGGGAAGTAG
- a CDS encoding alpha/beta hydrolase, with product MARLEINYSAFGTATMDVVIPQYGDAPHHARMSEAAFYGQKFRVLYLLHAEGESGVDPLRFTLAEAYAAQRDLVVVCPTIENSFGLDLERGDPWEDFLLNGLPQVIGQMLPVSQRREDTFIAGFSMGGYAALRLALKHPGRYGRAASFFGLLEPTPQNLAPHWNAAQYAYVFGTPEGGQAAAHALPALADALGCEKPALSLYAAPEDAEAPALLERLKAGGCPARLTTLPGPAACPEARNAALKDFILGLPADAAD from the coding sequence ATGGCAAGGCTTGAGATCAACTATTCCGCATTCGGCACGGCCACGATGGATGTGGTGATCCCCCAATATGGGGACGCGCCCCACCACGCCCGGATGAGCGAGGCGGCGTTTTACGGCCAGAAATTCAGGGTACTCTACCTGCTGCACGCGGAGGGGGAAAGCGGTGTGGACCCGCTGCGCTTTACCCTGGCTGAGGCCTACGCCGCCCAGCGGGACCTAGTGGTGGTCTGCCCCACCATTGAGAACAGCTTTGGCCTGGACCTAGAGCGGGGCGACCCCTGGGAGGACTTTTTGCTAAACGGCCTGCCCCAGGTGATCGGCCAGATGCTGCCCGTATCCCAGCGGCGGGAGGATACCTTTATCGCCGGGTTCTCCATGGGGGGATACGCGGCGCTGCGCCTGGCGCTGAAGCACCCCGGCCGCTACGGCAGGGCGGCCAGCTTTTTCGGGCTGCTGGAGCCCACGCCCCAAAACCTGGCCCCGCACTGGAACGCGGCGCAGTATGCCTACGTATTCGGCACGCCGGAGGGGGGCCAGGCCGCGGCGCACGCCCTGCCCGCGCTTGCCGACGCCCTGGGCTGCGAAAAGCCCGCCCTCTCCCTTTACGCCGCGCCGGAGGATGCCGAGGCCCCCGCCCTGCTGGAGAGGCTCAAGGCCGGCGGCTGCCCCGCCCGCCTCACCACCCTCCCCGGCCCGGCCGCCTGCCCCGAGGCGCGCAACGCCGCCCTGAAGGACTTTATCCTGGGGCTGCCAGCGGACGCGGCGGATTGA
- a CDS encoding alpha/beta hydrolase, with translation MAILRLTLRSQALRASTDVNIIYPLRRQTFGDPEGRKVTYAPIPEKFKVLYLVHGGGDNYSDWLTRTRIADLAEARDLLVVMPSIRDFTSSRADADYYAYLSQELPAYLQRMLPISNRREDTFIAGLSMGGYFSYRIALNHPERYACAGSLSSPLDIVADLRARHTGSRTLVPADSLIGTDREIRFLVERNLAQGNPMPRLFSACGTEDFTYEINCDMRDFFRAKGLDHTYMEGPGVHNWDFWSAYIERLLEWLPVEKLPEAPHHFQKRGK, from the coding sequence ATGGCGATCTTACGGTTGACCCTGCGCTCGCAGGCGCTGCGCGCCAGCACGGATGTGAACATTATCTATCCCCTGCGGCGGCAGACCTTTGGCGACCCGGAGGGCAGAAAGGTGACCTATGCCCCCATCCCGGAAAAATTCAAGGTGCTCTACCTGGTGCACGGCGGCGGGGATAACTACAGCGACTGGCTGACGCGCACCCGCATTGCCGACCTGGCCGAGGCGCGGGACCTGCTGGTGGTCATGCCCAGCATACGCGATTTTACCTCCTCCCGGGCGGATGCGGACTATTACGCCTACCTCTCCCAGGAGCTGCCGGCCTATCTGCAGCGGATGCTACCCATCTCCAACCGGCGGGAGGATACCTTTATCGCCGGGCTGTCCATGGGCGGGTACTTCTCCTACCGCATCGCCCTGAACCACCCGGAGCGCTACGCCTGCGCGGGCAGCCTGTCCAGCCCCTTGGACATCGTGGCGGACCTGCGGGCGCGCCACACCGGCAGCCGCACGCTGGTGCCGGCGGACAGCCTGATCGGCACCGACCGGGAGATCCGCTTTCTGGTGGAGCGCAACCTGGCGCAGGGCAACCCCATGCCCCGGCTGTTTTCCGCCTGCGGTACGGAGGACTTTACCTACGAGATCAACTGCGACATGCGGGACTTTTTCCGCGCCAAGGGGCTGGACCACACCTATATGGAGGGCCCGGGCGTGCACAACTGGGATTTCTGGAGCGCGTATATCGAGCGCCTGCTGGAGTGGCTGCCGGTGGAAAAGCTGCCCGAGGCGCCGCATCACTTTCAAAAGAGGGGGAAATAA
- a CDS encoding aldo/keto reductase, which translates to MSQEKLSISTRIPLSSGNSIPQFGFGVWQLGSGEEAKRAILWALEAGYRHFDTAAAYQNEGVVGEAIRESGVPREEIFITTKLANIHQRDGRQRHGFEKSLENLGLDYIDLYIQHWPVPGRYKESWAIMEDYYKQGLTKAIGLSNFRVSHLKEIMADATVMPAVDQIEFNPGIQDYETINFCKEHNIAVEAWSPLGGGMAASDPTIAAIAQKYGKSGPQVVLRWILQKGIIVFPRSSKQERIVQNADVFDFELAAEDCAKIDALNAWKRTGRDPDHPEGFIYRVLD; encoded by the coding sequence ATGTCCCAAGAAAAACTCAGCATTTCCACCCGTATCCCACTTTCCAGCGGCAACAGCATCCCCCAGTTCGGCTTCGGCGTTTGGCAGCTGGGCAGTGGCGAGGAGGCCAAGCGCGCCATTTTGTGGGCGCTGGAGGCGGGCTACCGCCATTTTGATACCGCCGCGGCTTACCAGAACGAGGGCGTCGTGGGCGAGGCCATCCGCGAGAGCGGCGTGCCCCGGGAGGAGATCTTCATCACCACCAAGCTGGCCAACATCCACCAACGGGACGGCCGCCAGCGCCACGGCTTTGAAAAGAGCCTGGAGAACCTGGGGCTGGATTATATCGACCTTTACATCCAGCACTGGCCGGTGCCGGGGCGGTATAAAGAGTCCTGGGCCATTATGGAGGATTACTACAAACAGGGGCTGACCAAGGCCATCGGCCTTTCCAACTTCCGCGTCAGCCATTTAAAGGAAATTATGGCGGATGCCACAGTCATGCCTGCGGTGGATCAGATCGAGTTCAACCCCGGCATACAGGATTATGAGACCATCAACTTCTGCAAGGAGCACAATATCGCCGTGGAGGCCTGGAGCCCCTTAGGCGGCGGCATGGCCGCCAGTGACCCCACCATTGCGGCCATCGCCCAGAAATACGGCAAGAGCGGCCCGCAGGTGGTGCTGCGGTGGATCCTGCAAAAGGGCATCATCGTGTTCCCGCGCTCTTCCAAACAGGAGCGCATCGTGCAAAACGCCGACGTGTTCGACTTCGAGCTAGCCGCCGAGGATTGCGCTAAGATCGACGCGCTCAACGCCTGGAAGCGCACCGGCCGCGACCCGGATCATCCGGAGGGCTTTATCTACCGCGTGCTGGACTAG
- a CDS encoding aldose 1-epimerase: MCAKYTAKTEMIPGLEIEQIVLEGEGQVAKLAPAKGGNLFSYVVDDLEMLETPANFDGAGTGYGFPVMFPYANRIVDATFQFKDKKYQVVKNGVPKVLHGIVNDEAFTVEDVCACEDKASATISIEFAPGGVLYTIFPFYLKLYMTYSISKDGLRLDWAVENKDSKEAPFGFGVHTFFNKLDPVTDTFVTVPNRLMMETDNCYPTRKMLDTQGTSWDLSEGKCLAEMNFDNLFGGFDSSKVSTIEYRKSGRKLELRASDDMKYMVIFTPPMRAGGFCLENQTNATDGFNMLAQGKKDMGNVIVLPAGGRHEGWITLQAGYLK, translated from the coding sequence ATGTGCGCCAAATACACGGCTAAAACCGAAATGATCCCGGGGCTGGAGATCGAGCAGATCGTGCTGGAGGGCGAGGGCCAGGTGGCCAAACTCGCGCCGGCCAAGGGCGGCAACCTGTTTTCCTATGTGGTGGACGATCTGGAGATGCTGGAGACCCCGGCCAACTTTGACGGGGCGGGCACGGGCTACGGCTTCCCGGTGATGTTCCCCTATGCCAACCGCATCGTGGACGCCACCTTCCAGTTCAAGGATAAAAAGTATCAGGTGGTCAAAAACGGCGTGCCCAAGGTGCTGCACGGCATCGTCAACGACGAGGCCTTTACCGTGGAGGACGTTTGCGCCTGCGAGGACAAGGCCAGCGCCACCATCTCCATCGAGTTTGCGCCGGGCGGGGTGCTGTACACCATCTTCCCGTTCTACCTGAAGCTGTATATGACCTATTCCATCTCCAAAGACGGCCTGCGCCTGGATTGGGCCGTGGAGAATAAGGACAGCAAGGAAGCGCCCTTTGGCTTTGGCGTGCACACCTTCTTCAACAAGCTGGACCCGGTGACCGATACTTTTGTGACCGTGCCCAACCGCCTGATGATGGAAACGGATAACTGCTACCCCACCCGCAAGATGCTGGATACCCAGGGCACCAGCTGGGATCTGTCCGAGGGCAAATGCCTGGCGGAGATGAACTTTGACAACCTGTTCGGCGGGTTCGACTCCTCCAAGGTCTCCACCATCGAGTACCGCAAGAGCGGGCGCAAGCTGGAGCTGCGCGCTTCTGACGATATGAAGTACATGGTCATCTTCACCCCGCCCATGCGCGCGGGCGGCTTCTGCCTGGAGAACCAGACCAACGCCACGGACGGCTTCAACATGCTGGCCCAGGGCAAAAAGGATATGGGCAACGTCATCGTGCTGCCCGCGGGCGGCCGCCACGAGGGGTGGATCACCCTGCAGGCCGGCTACCTGAAATAA